One window of the Terriglobia bacterium genome contains the following:
- the rplL gene encoding 50S ribosomal protein L7/L12, with the protein MSEKVDKIVEEVKGLTLLEASELVKKLEEVLGVSAAAAAPVMVAGAAGAGAAAAPAEEKTEFNVVLTAVGSNKINVIKAVREVTSLGLKEAKDLVDGAPKPIKEGVSKEEAENIKKKFTEAGATVEVK; encoded by the coding sequence ATGTCCGAAAAAGTTGACAAAATCGTCGAAGAAGTCAAGGGGTTGACGCTGCTCGAAGCCTCAGAGCTGGTGAAAAAGCTCGAAGAAGTGCTGGGAGTGTCTGCTGCGGCGGCCGCCCCGGTGATGGTGGCTGGAGCAGCAGGGGCTGGAGCGGCAGCGGCGCCCGCGGAAGAAAAAACCGAATTTAACGTGGTCCTTACCGCCGTCGGCTCTAACAAGATCAATGTTATTAAGGCGGTCCGTGAGGTCACAAGCCTCGGCCTGAAGGAAGCCAAGGACCTGGTCGATGGGGCTCCCAAGCCGATCAAGGAGGGAGTTTCCAAGGAAGAGGCTGAAAACATTAAGAAGAAGTTTACTGAAGCGGGTGCAACCGTAGAAGTGAAATAG
- the rpoB gene encoding DNA-directed RNA polymerase subunit beta — protein MPNGVNGVLPRRIDFSKIPSVIQIPNLIEVQKRSYDRFLQMSALPSERDDLGLQAVFNSVFPITDFRGVAQLDFVDYSIGDWECKCGSLRGLHHLRRTCKQCGYTVVTDPFKAGEVLCEKCGTFNKNEVDFCHKCGDPVTLQLKYDVTECQERGMTFAAPLKVTIRLTLYDKESEAGPRNILDIKEQEVYFGEIPLMTDNGTFIINGTERVIVSQLHRSPGVFFESNAARSYFLGKLIPYRGSWVEFEYDTKNILYVRIDRKRKILGTIFLRALGLKDNSDIIKTFYRVENIGLKDRKLLWQVSEGLLGIRLSKAVEHSRSHETIVASGKRITASVLKELQKSKITHVEITPHDLESACAAEDIIDPSTGEILLEANNEVTPSVLNSAIDGGIEEMRVFFPERDEIGPVIGQTLRRDSIKSVQEALIEMYRKLRPGDPPTLDTATALFTGMFFDPRKYDFSRVGRLKFNIKLGYYSKLKVRMDDKTTQFELEDARNLPTSNFYVVVDEEKMYVRKREGNICTEVERGCEGTLATEHSETAPVQLPLDKRTLDPEDFYATIRYLLKLQKNPGGKFEVDDIDHLGNRRVRAVGELLENQFRLGLVRMERAIKEKMSVYQEMSTAMPHDLINAKPVMAAIREFFGSSQLSQFMDQTNPLSEITHKRRLSALGPGGLSRERAGFEVRDVHTTHYGRICPIETPEGPNIGLISSLSCYARINEYGFIESPYRKVRDGRVVDYVTITHGGDGPWKVGEHVEQEEVEKLNNELRSKKRKAVEYEPYSFYLSAWEEDHYVVAQANVPIDEKGRLANELVNARQTGNFVLVRRESVDYIDVSPKQLVSVAASLIPFLENDDANRALMGSNMQRQSVPLLRAQSPLVGTGMEEVTARDSGAVVICKRDGVVDSVDSERIIVRVEGDGQSQHMSREVGADIYQMIKFRRSNQNTCVNQKPVVRKGTRVKTGQVLADGPCTDHGELALGRNILVAFMPWRGYNFEDAILVSEKLVKEDSYTSIHIEEFETEARDTKLGPEDVTRDIPNVSETLLRDLDESGVIRIGAYVKPGDILVGKVTPKGETQLSPEEKLLRAIFGEKAGDVRDASLQCPPGIEGIVVDVKIFSRKGAEKDARARAIEEAEVSRMEKNLNDEIRILNDERLNRLCAVLEGEKLQADLHDEKTNKRLMSKGDTLTRDDLARISGRNLKRMRIVKKDPTLTEQIDEIEEMTSRQIDILRKITAEKEQKLKKGDELPPGVIKLVKVYIAMKRKLSVGDKMAGRHGNKGVIARILPEEDMPYTPDGTPVEIVLNPLGVPSRMNVGQILETHLGWAAKELGDKIKALFSNNGHAEALREELKGLFSGTPLAKKFSGATDEEVLEFANSVRGGVRFATPVFDGASEKEIKTYLEKAGLSTSGKIMLRDGMTGDPFEQPVTVGYIYMLKLSHLVDDKIHARSIGPYSLITQQPLGGKAQFGGQRFGEMEVWALEAYGAACILQELLTAKSDDVYGRAKIYEAIVKGEAAIEPGVPESFNVLVRELQSLCLDVELIKKPKELQPAPLGAE, from the coding sequence ATGCCCAACGGCGTTAACGGTGTTCTGCCGCGTCGGATTGATTTTTCAAAGATTCCGTCGGTCATTCAGATTCCTAATCTGATTGAAGTCCAGAAGCGTTCATATGACCGATTTCTACAGATGAGCGCTCTGCCCTCTGAGCGTGACGACCTCGGACTCCAGGCGGTCTTTAACTCGGTTTTCCCCATCACCGACTTTCGCGGCGTCGCCCAGCTCGATTTTGTCGACTATTCCATTGGCGACTGGGAATGCAAGTGCGGTAGCCTCCGCGGACTCCACCACCTGCGCCGCACCTGTAAGCAGTGCGGCTATACCGTCGTTACCGATCCCTTCAAGGCCGGGGAGGTACTGTGCGAGAAGTGCGGAACGTTTAACAAGAATGAAGTTGATTTTTGTCACAAGTGCGGCGACCCTGTGACCCTCCAGCTCAAATATGATGTTACCGAGTGCCAGGAGCGCGGCATGACTTTTGCCGCCCCTCTCAAAGTGACCATCCGTCTGACGCTCTACGACAAGGAAAGCGAGGCAGGTCCCCGCAACATCCTCGACATCAAGGAACAGGAAGTTTATTTCGGCGAGATCCCGCTGATGACCGACAACGGGACCTTTATCATTAACGGAACGGAGCGTGTGATTGTCAGCCAGCTCCATCGCTCGCCCGGCGTTTTTTTTGAGTCCAACGCCGCCCGCAGCTATTTCCTGGGCAAGCTCATCCCCTACCGCGGCTCATGGGTGGAATTTGAGTACGACACCAAAAACATTCTTTACGTGCGGATTGACCGAAAGCGCAAAATTCTGGGCACCATCTTTCTGCGCGCCCTGGGCCTGAAAGACAACTCCGACATCATCAAGACCTTCTATCGTGTTGAAAATATCGGCCTCAAAGACCGCAAGCTCCTGTGGCAGGTCTCCGAGGGACTCCTGGGGATAAGGCTTTCGAAGGCCGTGGAACACTCCCGGTCGCATGAGACGATCGTCGCGTCCGGAAAACGCATAACCGCCTCGGTGCTGAAGGAACTTCAGAAATCCAAAATTACGCACGTGGAAATCACCCCGCACGACCTGGAAAGCGCCTGCGCCGCCGAGGACATCATTGACCCATCGACCGGCGAAATCCTGCTGGAAGCCAACAACGAAGTTACGCCCTCCGTGCTCAACTCCGCCATTGACGGCGGAATCGAGGAAATGAGGGTCTTCTTCCCCGAACGCGACGAGATCGGCCCCGTCATCGGCCAGACACTGCGGCGCGATTCCATCAAAAGTGTGCAGGAAGCTTTAATCGAGATGTACCGGAAATTGCGCCCCGGCGATCCTCCAACCCTGGATACCGCTACAGCCCTGTTTACCGGGATGTTTTTCGACCCCCGCAAGTATGACTTTTCCCGCGTGGGCCGCCTGAAGTTCAACATCAAGCTGGGCTACTACAGCAAGCTCAAGGTCCGGATGGACGACAAGACGACCCAGTTTGAACTGGAAGACGCCCGCAACCTTCCCACCTCGAATTTCTACGTTGTTGTCGACGAAGAGAAGATGTACGTCCGCAAGCGAGAAGGCAATATCTGTACGGAAGTCGAGCGCGGCTGCGAAGGGACCCTGGCCACCGAGCACTCTGAAACCGCGCCTGTTCAGCTCCCCCTCGACAAGCGCACTCTGGATCCCGAAGACTTCTATGCGACCATCCGCTACCTTCTGAAACTGCAGAAGAACCCCGGTGGCAAGTTTGAGGTGGACGATATCGACCACCTGGGCAACCGACGGGTGCGCGCGGTGGGTGAGCTGCTGGAAAACCAGTTTCGGCTAGGCCTGGTACGTATGGAACGGGCCATCAAGGAAAAGATGTCCGTCTACCAGGAAATGTCCACGGCCATGCCGCACGACCTAATCAATGCCAAACCGGTGATGGCGGCCATCCGCGAATTCTTCGGCTCGTCTCAGCTCTCCCAGTTCATGGACCAGACCAACCCGCTTTCGGAAATCACCCACAAGCGGCGACTGTCGGCCCTGGGACCCGGCGGACTTTCGCGTGAGCGTGCTGGATTTGAGGTCCGCGACGTTCACACCACTCACTACGGCAGGATCTGCCCCATCGAGACCCCTGAGGGTCCCAACATCGGGCTGATCTCATCGCTTTCGTGCTACGCGCGGATTAATGAGTACGGGTTTATCGAAAGCCCTTATCGCAAGGTGCGGGACGGAAGGGTGGTGGATTATGTCACCATTACCCACGGCGGCGACGGGCCCTGGAAGGTGGGCGAGCACGTTGAGCAGGAAGAAGTCGAAAAACTGAACAACGAACTGCGCTCGAAGAAACGCAAGGCCGTGGAATATGAGCCGTATTCGTTCTACCTTTCGGCCTGGGAAGAAGATCACTACGTGGTGGCCCAGGCCAACGTTCCCATCGACGAAAAGGGCCGCCTCGCCAACGAACTGGTCAACGCTCGGCAGACCGGCAACTTTGTCCTGGTGCGGCGCGAGAGCGTGGATTACATAGACGTCAGCCCGAAGCAGTTGGTCAGCGTCGCGGCATCGCTGATTCCCTTTCTCGAAAACGACGATGCCAACCGCGCTCTGATGGGTTCCAATATGCAGCGGCAGTCGGTTCCCTTGCTCCGCGCCCAGTCGCCGCTGGTCGGCACCGGCATGGAAGAGGTGACGGCCCGCGACTCCGGCGCCGTAGTCATCTGCAAGCGCGATGGAGTGGTTGACAGCGTAGACAGCGAACGCATCATTGTCCGGGTGGAAGGCGACGGCCAGAGCCAGCATATGTCCCGGGAGGTGGGCGCGGACATCTACCAGATGATCAAGTTCCGACGCTCCAACCAGAACACCTGCGTCAACCAGAAGCCGGTGGTCCGAAAGGGTACGCGAGTCAAGACGGGCCAGGTGCTCGCCGACGGCCCCTGCACCGACCACGGCGAACTGGCGCTGGGACGCAACATTCTGGTGGCTTTCATGCCCTGGCGCGGATACAACTTTGAGGACGCCATCCTGGTGAGCGAAAAACTCGTGAAGGAAGATTCCTACACCTCGATCCACATCGAAGAGTTCGAAACCGAGGCGCGTGACACCAAGCTGGGGCCGGAAGACGTAACTCGCGACATTCCCAACGTCTCCGAAACCCTGCTGCGCGACCTCGACGAGAGCGGCGTCATCCGGATTGGCGCCTACGTCAAGCCGGGCGACATCCTGGTGGGCAAAGTCACGCCCAAGGGTGAAACGCAGCTCTCGCCTGAAGAAAAACTGCTGCGGGCCATCTTCGGAGAAAAGGCCGGCGACGTCCGCGACGCTTCGCTTCAGTGTCCTCCGGGCATCGAAGGCATCGTGGTGGACGTCAAAATTTTCTCCCGAAAGGGTGCCGAGAAGGACGCTCGAGCCAGGGCCATTGAAGAGGCCGAGGTATCGCGCATGGAAAAGAACCTCAACGACGAGATTCGCATTCTGAATGACGAGCGCCTGAACCGCCTGTGCGCCGTGCTCGAAGGGGAAAAGCTGCAGGCCGACCTCCACGACGAAAAAACCAACAAACGCCTGATGTCCAAGGGTGACACGCTCACGCGCGACGACCTGGCCCGCATTTCGGGACGCAACCTCAAGCGCATGCGGATCGTGAAGAAAGATCCCACCCTGACGGAGCAAATCGACGAGATCGAAGAGATGACCTCGCGCCAGATCGACATCCTGCGCAAAATCACCGCGGAGAAGGAACAAAAGCTCAAGAAGGGCGATGAACTACCTCCGGGCGTCATCAAGCTGGTGAAGGTCTACATCGCCATGAAGCGCAAGCTTTCGGTGGGTGACAAGATGGCGGGCCGGCACGGCAACAAGGGCGTCATCGCCCGGATTCTTCCGGAAGAGGACATGCCCTACACGCCGGACGGCACTCCGGTTGAAATTGTGCTGAACCCCCTCGGCGTACCTTCCCGGATGAACGTGGGGCAGATCCTCGAAACCCATCTGGGGTGGGCAGCCAAAGAACTGGGCGATAAGATCAAGGCGCTATTCTCGAATAACGGCCACGCGGAGGCGCTGCGCGAAGAGCTGAAGGGCCTCTTCAGCGGAACTCCGCTCGCCAAAAAGTTCAGCGGAGCGACGGATGAGGAGGTCCTGGAATTCGCGAACTCTGTCCGGGGCGGTGTGCGCTTCGCCACCCCTGTGTTCGACGGGGCCAGCGAAAAGGAGATCAAGACCTATCTCGAAAAGGCCGGCCTTTCGACCTCCGGCAAGATCATGCTCCGCGACGGAATGACCGGCGATCCGTTTGAGCAGCCGGTGACGGTGGGATACATCTACATGCTGAAGCTTTCCCACCTGGTGGACGACAAGATTCACGCCCGCTCGATCGGCCCTTATTCGCTGATCACCCAGCAGCCGCTGGGCGGCAAGGCGCAGTTCGGCGGCCAGCGCTTCGGAGAAATGGAGGTCTGGGCTCTCGAGGCCTACGGCGCGGCCTGCATCCTGCAGGAACTGCTGACGGCGAAATCTGATGACGTTTATGGGCGAGCCAAGATCTACGAGGCGATCGTCAAGGGCGAGGCCGCCATCGAACCTGGCGTGCCCGAGTCCTTCAACGTTTTGGTGCGAGAGCTGCAAAGCCTCTGCCTGGATGTTGAGCTCATCAAGAAGCCCAAGGAACTGCAGCCGGCGCCCTTGGGCGCTGAATAG
- the rpoC gene encoding DNA-directed RNA polymerase subunit beta', which yields MFRSSPYDRVSLIGEFDAIRISLASPEKIRSWSHGEVTKPETINYRTFKPERDGLFCARIFGPVTDWECLCGKYKRMKHRGVICDKCGVEVTLSKVRRERLGHIELAAPCSHVWFFKGLPSRIGHLLDISLRDLEKILYFEAYVVTDPGEAPVKEKEVLTEERYRELQQDFLGKFRAGMGAEAIKELLKQLDVESLAVELREKMKTDSSQQKRIKYAKRLKVVEAFRKSGNKPEWMILDVIPVIPPELRPLVPLDGGRFATSDLNDLYRRVINRNNRLKKLMELHAPDVIVRNEKRMLQEAVDALFDNGRRGRVLRGANNRPLKSLSDTLKGKQGRFRQNLLGKRVDYSGRSVIVVGPDLKLHQCGLPKKMALELFKPFIYHKLEQSGNCTTIKAAKEMVERQESVVWDILEEVIKDHPVLLNRAPTLHRLGIQAFEPVLVEGKAIKIHPLVCTAFNADFDGDQMAVHIPLSPEAQIEASVLMLASNNILSPANGQPLATPTQDVVLGVYYLTKEQKGARGEGRTFANPEDVLLALEAGEVETRTPIRLRYTGRVVDLTTAYDDQDVLHTEPITMKHQFINTTVGRVIFNDHLPPEMPFINGTLRKKGLGAVVNYSYLRFGLETAVGLLDKIKALGFLYATRSGMSLGIDDLVVPSNKADLVRAAQKEVIEVEKQYQEGAITHGERYNKVIAIWSNVTDRVADEMFQTMEGQDTTGSLNPVYVMADSGARGSKQQIRQLSGMRGLMAKPSGEIIETPITANFREGLNVLQYFISTHGARKGLADTALKTADSGYLTRRLVDVAQDVIVSEFDCGTVDGLYVESIVEAGEVVEPLRDRIVGRVSLEQIKDYEGNVIVDFNQEINEDLAASIQAAGIERVKIRSVLTCESRRGVCIRCYGRNLATGRLVEIGEAVGVVAAQSIGEPGTQLTMRTFHIGGTASRISEQSKLEAKNNGFLKFQNLQTVTNRDGHFVVMNRNGSIVVADEKGRERERYSVVYGAKIIYADGAPVKLGDTVVEWDPYTFSILTEVAGEVHFKDLETGTTLQEQVDEVTGLSQLVVKDSPDEKYQPQLIIRPEGKASSKGAKKYLMPSRAHLMVQDSDTVQAGDVLAKIPRETTKTKDITGGLPRVQELFEARKPHEPAVITEIDGVVRYGDVLKGQRKVIVIPERGETKEYLLPRGVHISVQEGERVKAGEPLMDGPRNPHDILAVLGEKELQKYLVDEIQEVYRLQGVNINDKHIEVIVRQMMRWIKVEEPGDTEFLLDEQVDKFRFRGENDRAVAQGGKPATGRSLLLGITKASLATDSFISAASFQETTRVLTEASIRGAVDHLRGLKENVIMGRLIPAGTGLERYRNFRLLTETEVPEPELEIAEGMPGEEAIPPSPGIAAELMDEDEARPTQ from the coding sequence TTGTTTCGAAGCAGCCCTTATGACCGAGTCAGCCTTATTGGAGAGTTCGATGCCATTCGTATCAGCCTGGCATCCCCGGAAAAGATTCGCTCCTGGTCCCATGGTGAGGTAACCAAGCCAGAAACCATCAACTACAGGACCTTCAAGCCCGAGCGCGACGGCCTGTTCTGCGCCAGAATTTTTGGTCCCGTTACCGACTGGGAATGCCTTTGCGGAAAGTACAAACGGATGAAGCACCGTGGAGTCATCTGCGACAAATGCGGTGTGGAAGTCACGCTTTCCAAGGTGCGGCGCGAGCGCCTGGGACACATCGAGCTGGCCGCGCCTTGCTCCCACGTCTGGTTCTTCAAAGGCCTGCCCAGCCGCATCGGCCACCTGCTGGACATCTCGCTCCGCGACCTTGAAAAGATCCTTTACTTTGAGGCCTACGTCGTCACCGATCCCGGCGAAGCTCCCGTCAAGGAAAAAGAAGTCCTGACGGAAGAGCGCTACCGGGAACTCCAGCAGGATTTTCTCGGCAAGTTCCGTGCCGGCATGGGCGCCGAGGCCATCAAGGAACTCCTGAAGCAATTGGATGTAGAATCGCTCGCCGTGGAGCTGCGCGAGAAGATGAAGACCGACAGCTCCCAGCAGAAGCGGATCAAATATGCCAAGCGACTGAAGGTAGTGGAGGCTTTCCGTAAATCGGGCAATAAACCCGAGTGGATGATCCTCGACGTGATTCCGGTGATTCCGCCGGAGCTGCGGCCGCTGGTGCCGCTCGATGGCGGACGTTTTGCCACCTCTGACCTGAATGACCTTTACCGCCGCGTCATCAATCGGAACAACCGGCTGAAGAAGCTGATGGAACTCCACGCGCCCGATGTGATTGTGCGCAACGAGAAGCGCATGCTGCAGGAAGCCGTGGACGCTCTGTTTGACAACGGCCGCAGAGGCCGCGTGTTGCGCGGCGCCAACAACCGCCCGCTCAAGTCCCTTTCCGATACGCTGAAAGGAAAGCAGGGCCGCTTCCGCCAGAACCTGCTGGGCAAACGCGTTGACTACTCCGGCCGCTCCGTGATCGTGGTGGGGCCCGACCTCAAGCTCCATCAGTGCGGCCTGCCCAAGAAGATGGCGCTGGAGCTGTTCAAGCCCTTCATCTATCACAAGCTCGAGCAGTCCGGTAACTGCACCACTATTAAAGCGGCCAAAGAAATGGTGGAGCGCCAGGAATCGGTTGTGTGGGACATCCTGGAAGAGGTCATCAAAGATCATCCGGTGCTGCTCAACCGTGCTCCCACGCTGCATCGTCTGGGCATTCAAGCCTTTGAGCCGGTGCTGGTGGAAGGCAAAGCGATCAAGATCCATCCGCTGGTCTGCACGGCGTTCAACGCCGACTTTGACGGCGATCAGATGGCCGTCCACATTCCTCTTTCACCCGAGGCCCAGATTGAAGCCTCTGTGCTGATGCTGGCCTCCAACAACATTCTGTCGCCGGCCAACGGACAGCCGCTGGCCACGCCCACCCAGGACGTCGTGCTGGGCGTGTACTATCTCACCAAAGAACAAAAGGGGGCCAGGGGTGAAGGCCGCACATTCGCCAACCCCGAGGACGTCCTGCTGGCGCTCGAAGCCGGGGAAGTTGAGACTCGCACTCCCATCCGGCTCCGCTACACGGGGCGCGTAGTTGACCTCACGACAGCATACGACGACCAGGACGTCCTCCACACAGAACCGATCACAATGAAGCACCAGTTCATCAACACCACCGTGGGTCGAGTTATTTTCAACGACCATCTGCCTCCCGAGATGCCTTTCATCAATGGAACCCTTCGCAAAAAGGGCCTGGGCGCGGTGGTCAATTACAGCTATCTTCGCTTTGGACTGGAAACGGCCGTCGGCCTGTTGGACAAGATCAAGGCCCTCGGCTTCCTCTATGCTACCCGGTCCGGAATGTCGCTCGGCATCGACGACCTGGTTGTGCCTTCCAATAAAGCCGACCTGGTTCGCGCGGCGCAGAAAGAAGTAATCGAGGTTGAAAAGCAGTACCAGGAGGGCGCGATCACCCACGGCGAGCGTTATAACAAGGTGATCGCCATCTGGTCTAACGTCACCGACCGCGTCGCCGATGAGATGTTCCAGACCATGGAAGGCCAGGATACGACCGGCTCGCTCAATCCGGTCTATGTCATGGCCGATTCCGGCGCCCGCGGTTCCAAGCAGCAGATACGCCAGCTCTCCGGCATGCGCGGACTGATGGCCAAGCCCTCGGGCGAAATCATCGAGACGCCCATCACCGCCAATTTCCGCGAAGGGCTGAACGTGCTGCAATACTTCATCTCAACGCACGGAGCCCGCAAGGGATTGGCGGATACGGCCCTCAAGACGGCCGATTCCGGCTACCTGACACGGCGGCTGGTGGACGTGGCGCAGGACGTCATCGTCTCCGAATTCGATTGCGGCACGGTGGATGGTCTTTACGTGGAATCCATTGTGGAAGCCGGCGAAGTCGTCGAGCCTCTCCGCGACCGTATCGTCGGCCGAGTCTCCCTCGAACAGATCAAGGACTACGAGGGCAACGTCATCGTCGATTTCAACCAGGAGATCAACGAAGATCTGGCGGCGTCCATCCAGGCAGCCGGTATCGAGCGAGTGAAGATCCGCTCCGTGCTTACCTGCGAGTCTCGCCGCGGGGTCTGCATCCGCTGCTACGGACGCAATCTTGCCACCGGACGCTTGGTCGAGATCGGTGAGGCCGTGGGCGTTGTCGCCGCACAATCCATCGGCGAGCCCGGAACCCAGCTCACCATGCGGACCTTCCACATCGGAGGCACCGCCAGCCGTATTTCCGAGCAATCCAAACTGGAAGCCAAGAACAACGGCTTCCTCAAGTTCCAAAATCTCCAGACCGTCACCAATCGCGATGGCCACTTTGTGGTGATGAACCGCAACGGCTCCATCGTGGTTGCCGACGAGAAAGGCCGTGAACGCGAGCGATACTCCGTGGTTTACGGCGCCAAGATCATTTACGCAGACGGCGCGCCCGTCAAGCTGGGTGACACCGTCGTGGAATGGGACCCCTACACCTTCTCGATCTTGACGGAAGTCGCGGGTGAGGTCCACTTCAAGGACCTCGAGACCGGCACCACTCTTCAGGAACAGGTGGACGAAGTGACGGGCCTTTCACAGCTCGTCGTGAAGGATTCTCCGGATGAGAAATACCAGCCGCAACTGATCATCCGGCCAGAGGGAAAGGCTTCATCGAAGGGCGCCAAGAAGTACCTGATGCCCTCCCGCGCTCACCTGATGGTTCAGGACAGCGACACCGTCCAGGCGGGCGACGTTCTGGCCAAGATCCCGCGCGAAACCACCAAGACCAAGGACATCACCGGCGGTCTGCCGCGCGTCCAGGAGCTGTTTGAAGCCCGCAAGCCGCACGAGCCCGCCGTCATCACCGAAATCGACGGCGTGGTCCGCTACGGCGACGTCCTCAAGGGACAGCGCAAGGTGATCGTGATTCCGGAGCGCGGCGAAACCAAAGAGTACCTGCTCCCTCGCGGCGTTCACATCTCCGTGCAGGAGGGAGAACGCGTCAAGGCGGGTGAGCCGCTCATGGACGGGCCACGCAACCCGCACGACATCCTGGCGGTGCTCGGCGAAAAGGAACTGCAGAAGTACCTGGTAGATGAAATCCAGGAGGTCTACCGGCTGCAGGGCGTCAATATCAACGACAAGCACATCGAGGTGATCGTCCGGCAGATGATGCGGTGGATCAAGGTGGAAGAACCCGGCGACACGGAATTTCTGCTCGACGAGCAGGTGGACAAGTTCCGTTTCCGTGGCGAAAACGACAGGGCGGTGGCGCAGGGCGGCAAACCCGCCACGGGCCGCTCCCTGCTGCTCGGCATCACCAAGGCCTCGCTGGCCACTGATTCGTTCATCTCGGCGGCCTCCTTCCAGGAGACCACGCGCGTGCTGACCGAAGCCTCCATCCGGGGTGCGGTCGATCACCTGCGCGGCCTCAAGGAAAATGTTATCATGGGCCGCCTGATTCCCGCCGGCACGGGGCTGGAACGCTACCGCAACTTCCGCCTGCTGACGGAAACCGAGGTTCCGGAACCCGAACTTGAAATCGCCGAAGGGATGCCCGGCGAGGAAGCCATTCCTCCCTCACCCGGCATTGCCGCGGAACTGATGGACGAAGACGAAGCCAGGCCAACGCAATAA
- a CDS encoding four helix bundle protein codes for MKYERFEQLPVWQASIELAANIYAFTTNPPFRGQYSLRDQLERATVSISNNIAEGFERGSNQELLAFLYIARGSSGEVRSMLCLLERLRAFKELGSEILTLKSKAETISKQLGAWVRSVQNSGMKDERCVTDKIRKGDEANRQRKEFLARLDRIRNRRT; via the coding sequence GTGAAATATGAGCGATTCGAGCAACTTCCCGTTTGGCAGGCAAGCATCGAACTGGCCGCAAATATTTACGCCTTCACCACGAATCCTCCTTTCCGAGGTCAGTACAGCCTCCGAGATCAACTGGAGCGGGCGACGGTATCCATCTCCAACAACATCGCAGAGGGATTTGAAAGAGGCAGCAATCAGGAACTCCTCGCCTTCCTGTATATCGCTCGAGGATCATCCGGAGAAGTGCGCTCCATGCTCTGCCTGCTGGAGAGGCTTCGTGCATTCAAAGAGCTTGGATCCGAAATTTTGACTTTGAAATCAAAAGCGGAAACCATTTCCAAACAGTTAGGCGCATGGGTGCGCTCGGTTCAAAATTCAGGCATGAAAGACGAGCGGTGCGTTACGGACAAAATCCGCAAGGGGGATGAGGCAAACCGGCAACGAAAAGAATTCCTTGCAAGATTGGACCGAATCCGTAATCGCAGGACTTAA